A window of Haloarchaeobius litoreus contains these coding sequences:
- a CDS encoding DUF7553 family protein — MTREQLETAAEHVRAAAQAATDTNARDRLSRQADEFERHAEAERGPDHGRLARHESILGEIATEEGGEVSEEIDAALDHVHTYRETLPGV, encoded by the coding sequence ATGACACGCGAGCAGCTCGAGACCGCCGCCGAGCACGTCCGCGCCGCTGCACAGGCAGCCACCGACACCAACGCCCGAGACCGGCTGTCCCGACAGGCAGATGAGTTCGAGCGCCACGCCGAGGCCGAGCGCGGCCCCGACCACGGTCGCCTCGCCCGCCACGAGAGCATCCTCGGCGAGATCGCGACCGAGGAAGGCGGCGAGGTCAGCGAGGAGATCGACGCCGCGCTCGACCACGTCCACACCTACCGCGAGACGCTGCCCGGCGTCTGA